The Meiothermus sp. genome segment ATCCCGCCCGCCACAGGAGCCGCCATCAGCATGAAACTGCGCCGCACCGGCGAGGTAGCGGTCTGCACCTTTGGCGATGGGGCCACCAGCGAGGGTGACTGGCATGCGGGGGTCAACTTCGCTGCGGTACAGAATGCGCCGGTGGTATTTGTGTGCGAGAACAACCGCTACGCCATTAGCGTAAACATCTCCAAGCAGACCGCGTCTGAAAATATCGCCATCAAGGCGCATGCCTACGGTATTCCTGGTTATTACGTGGACGGCCTGGACGTGCTGGCCAGTTACTTGGTGATGCAAGAAGCCCTCGAGCGGGCCCGGGCCGGGCAGGGACCCAGCCTGGTGGAGCTGGTGGTCAACCGCTTTGGGGCCCACTCCTCCGCCGACGACGACAGCCGTTACCGCTCCCGTGAGGAGCTGGCGGCAGAACGCCAGCAAGACCCCCTGCTGCGCTTCCAGCGCTTTCTGGAAAAAGAGGGCCTGTGGGATGCCCAGTGGGCCAACGAACTTAAACTGGAAATCTCCAAGGAGCTCGAGGCCGCCCTGCAGGAAGCCCTCCAGGCCGGTGAGCCCGACCCCTTGCAGATGTTCGACGATGTCTACGCCGCCCGCCCCTGGCATCTAGAAGAACAGCGCCGCTTGGTGATGGACGAATTACAGTCCTGAGGGTGGAAGTTTCTGTCCTGTTTTGACATAAGACTTGTGACCTGTAACGGAGATTGTATGCCAACCATGACCTTAATCCAGGCCCTCAACACAGCCCTGGACGAAGAACTGCGCCGCGACGAGCGGGTGATGATTCTGGGTGAAGACGTAGGCAAACGCGGTGGGGTCTTCCTGGCCACCGAGGGCCTGCAGGAAAAATACGGCCCCGACCGGGTGATGGACACCCCCCTCTCCGAGGCTGCCATCATCGGGGCAGCGGTGGGGCTGGCTGCCCACGGAATGCGCCCGGTGGCCGAGATTCAGTTTGCCGATTACGTCTTCCCCGGCATAGACCAGCTTTTCTCGCAGGCCGCCAAGCTGCGCTACCGCTCGGGGGGACAGTTCACCGCCCCCATGGTCGTGCGCATGCCCACCGGCGGCGGCGTGAAGGGGGGCCACCACCACTCCCAAAGCCCAGAGGCCCATTTCGCCCATACCGCCGGCTTGAAGGTGGTGGTGGTTGCTACCCCCAAAGACGCCAAAGGGCTTCTCAAGGCCGCCATCCGCGATGACGACCCGGTGGTCTTCATGGAACCCAAGCGCTTGTACCGCGCGGTCAAGGAAGAGGTGCCCGCCGACGATTTCCTGCTGCCCATCGGCAAAGCAGCCATCCGTCGCGAGGGCCGCGACATCACCCTGGTTTCTTACGGGGGGCCCATGGTCGAAACCCAGAAGGCCGCGCAGGAAATGGCGGCTGCGGGCATTGACCCCGAGGTCATTGACCTGCGTACCCTGGTGCCTTGGGACAAAGAAACGGTGCTGAACTCGGTGGCCAAGACCGGCCGCCTGCTCATGATTTCCGAAGCCCCCCGCACAGCCAGCGTGGCCTCGGAGGTAGCCGCTACCGTTTCAGAAGAGCTGTTCGACCAGCTTCTGGCCCCCCCTTTGCGGGTCAGCGGGTTCGACACCCCCTACCCGCTGGCCCAGGACAAGCTATATATGCCGACCGTAACCCGTATCCTGAACGCAGCCAAGCGTCTACTTGACTACTAGGGAGGAAACATGCCCAAAGAAGTGGTGTTACCCGAGCTGGCAGAGTCCGTTGTGGAAGGTGAAATTCTTCGGTGGCTGGTGCAGGAAGGCGAA includes the following:
- a CDS encoding thiamine pyrophosphate-dependent dehydrogenase E1 component subunit alpha yields the protein MVQEKIRFQPFSNEPIRLVDEHGHWIAPFEHGLPAELLQRFYRDMLAARLLDEKLVILIRTGKTSFIAPHAGHEAAQVGLAHALRKGHDWLFPYYRDMGLVLAMGVPLLEIFGQTLGNTADPAKGRQMPSHPGSQPLHIFTVCSAIASHIPPATGAAISMKLRRTGEVAVCTFGDGATSEGDWHAGVNFAAVQNAPVVFVCENNRYAISVNISKQTASENIAIKAHAYGIPGYYVDGLDVLASYLVMQEALERARAGQGPSLVELVVNRFGAHSSADDDSRYRSREELAAERQQDPLLRFQRFLEKEGLWDAQWANELKLEISKELEAALQEALQAGEPDPLQMFDDVYAARPWHLEEQRRLVMDELQS
- a CDS encoding alpha-ketoacid dehydrogenase subunit beta, which encodes MPTMTLIQALNTALDEELRRDERVMILGEDVGKRGGVFLATEGLQEKYGPDRVMDTPLSEAAIIGAAVGLAAHGMRPVAEIQFADYVFPGIDQLFSQAAKLRYRSGGQFTAPMVVRMPTGGGVKGGHHHSQSPEAHFAHTAGLKVVVVATPKDAKGLLKAAIRDDDPVVFMEPKRLYRAVKEEVPADDFLLPIGKAAIRREGRDITLVSYGGPMVETQKAAQEMAAAGIDPEVIDLRTLVPWDKETVLNSVAKTGRLLMISEAPRTASVASEVAATVSEELFDQLLAPPLRVSGFDTPYPLAQDKLYMPTVTRILNAAKRLLDY